From the Kitasatospora atroaurantiaca genome, the window CGACGCGGACGCGCTCAACCGGCTGCGCCTCGGCGGCTTCCCGACGGCGGCCATCGCGGTGCTGGGCTTCACCGGTCCGTGGAAGAGCGTCGAGCCCGGGGTGGCCAAACTGGAGGCCTTCCACACGCCGCAGGAGTGACGGCCAGGGGCGGGCACTCCCTCGTCGGAGTACCCGCCCCGGTGGCCTACCGGCCGTCGCTCATTCGGTCGGCGTGCCGTCCAGCGCGTCGGCCGCCTCGACCTCTTCGCGGGTGATCCCCAGCAGGTAGAGGACGGTGTCCAGGAAGGGCACGTTCACGGCCGTGTCGGCGGCCTCCCGGACCACCGGCTTGGCGTTGAAGGCCACCCCGAGCCCGGCCGCGTTCAGCATGTCCAGGTCGTTGGCGCCGTCGCCGATCGCCACCGTCTGCTCCAGCGGCACCTTGGCCTGCTCGGCGAACCGGGCCAGCCAGCGCGCCTTGCCCGCGCGGTCGACGATCTCGCCCGTCACCCGGCCGGTGAACTTCCCGTCCTCCACCTCCAGGGTGTTCGCGGCCGCGAAGTCGAGGCCCAGCTGCTCCACCAGATGGTCGGTGACCTGGGTGAACCCGCCGGAGACGATGGCCACCTGGTAGCCGAGCCGCTGCAGGGTACGGATCAGGGTGCGCGCCCCGGGAGTGAACCGGACCTCGGTACGGACCTTCTCCGTCACCGCCGCGTCCAGGCCCGCCAGCAGCGCGACCCGGGCCCGCAGCGACTCCGCGAAGTCCAGCTCGCCGCGCATCGCGGCCGCCGTCACCTCGGCGACCTTCTCCTCGCAGCCCGCGTGCGCCGCGAAGAGCTCGATCACCTCGTCCTGGATCAGCGTGGAGTCCACGTCCATCACCACCAGGCGCTTCGCCCGGCGGTGCAGCCCCGCCCGGACGACGGCGATGTCGACCCGCTGAGCGGCCGCCTCGACGGCCAGCTCGGCCCGCAGCTGCTCGGTGGCCACGCCGGAGACGGCCAGTTCGACGGCGGTCACCGGGTACTTGGCGAGCCTGAACACCCGGTCGATGTTGCCGCCCGACTCGGTGATCCGGGCGGTCAGCGCGGCGACCGCCGAGGCGGCGAGCGGGTGGCCGAGCACGGTGACGTGCGAGCGGCCCTCACGGCGCGGGGCGTTGTCGCCCGTACCGGAGATGATCTCGGCCTGGAGCTTCTGCTCCTCGGCCCAGCGGTGCACGGTGACCCGCAGCTCGCCCTCGGCGCCGGGTCCACCGCCGGCCGGGGGAGTGACCAGCGCGCACAGCGTTATCCGGCCACGGGTGACCATCTGCTCGATGTCGATCACGTCCACACCGAAGTCGCCGAGCGTGGCGAACAGGCCCGCGGTGATGCCAGGGCGGTCCTTGCCGAACACCTTGACCAGCAGGGTGCGCTCGTCGTCAAAGGTCCGGGGCAGCGGGGCGGGGAGAGGCTCAGCGGCCGGAGGCATAGCGTTCATGGTGCCTCCCACGCTACCGGGCGCGGATACCCCGCCACCGCACCCGTCCGCACCGTGGACGCGGTCTTCACGCCTGTGTCACCGACCTGGCCGCGGAACGTTGCCGCCCGGTCACAGTCGGCGGGCCTGACTTTCACGTAGCAGCGCGGGGCTGGAATGATTCCCCCCGTCAGATAGCAGGATCGGATCACCCGGGGGACCGGAGAGCGGGGCGGGCGAACAGTGCCGCAACTCGTAGTAGACATCAACGGGCAGCAGCGGGTGCTGGAACCCGGGCGGTCCTACACCATCGGACGCGACCCGAACTCGGACTTCACGTTCGACGACGCCCGGGTCTCCTGGCACCACGCCACCGTCTCCTTCAACGGCACCGGTTGGCAGCTGGAGGACCACGGCAGCACCAACGGCACGTACGCCGGGGGCGGCCGGACGCTGCACGCCCAGCTGTTCCCGGGGGCCGTGGTGAACCTGGGCAACGCCGAGAACGGCCCCCGGCTGGCCTTCTCCGCCCCGGCCGCCGCTCCGGCGCCCGCGCCGCAGGCCCCGCCGACGCCCGCCTGGCACGACGCCGCCACCAGCCGCAGCGGCGGTCCGATGGCGCACCAGCCGCCGGTCCAGCCGCCGGTCCACCAGCCGCCGGCGCAGCCGCCCGTGCAGCAGGCCTGGCCGCCGCAGCCGCCGGTCCAGCAGCAGTGGGGCGCACCCACCCCGCCGCCCGGCTTCCCGCAGCAGCAGAGCCCGCAGCATCAGGTCCCGCAGCAGGGCGTGCCCGCGCAGCCCGGTATCCCGGCCCAGCAGCCGCCGGCCCCCGCGGCCGGCCGGGCCAACCCGACGATGGTCCGCAGCCTCACCGCGGGCATGCGCGTCATCCGGATCGGCCGCGCCCTGGACAACGACATCGTCGTCTCCGACCTCCAGGTCTCCCGCCACCACGCCGAGCTGCGCCAGTTGCCCGACGGCCGGTACGAGATCGTCGACCTCGGCAGCCACAACGGCATCTTCCTCAACGGCCAGCCGGTACAGCGTCAGCTGATGGGCCCGCAGGACCGCCTGACCGTCGGCCACTCGACCTTCCAGCTGGTCGGCGACCAGCTGCACGAGTTCGCGGACACCGGCGCCGTCACCTTCTCCGCCCGCCACCTGACCGTCGAGGTCGAGCACAAGGGCGCCAAGAAGATCCTGCTCAACGACGTCAGCTTCTCCGTCCCGGAGAAGTCGCTGGTCGCCGTCATCGGCCCCTCCGGCTCCGGAAAGTCCACGCTGCTCCGCGCTCTCACCGGCTACCGCCCGGCCGACCGCGGCGACGTGCTCTACGACGGCCGCAACCTCTACAAGCAGTTCGCCGAGCTGCGCTCGCGGATCGGCCTGGTGCCCCAGTCGGAGATCCTGCACAAGGAGCTGACCGTCCGCAGTGGGCTCAAGTACGCCGCCCGGCTGCGCTTCCCCGGCGACACCGAGGCCGCCGAGCGCGAGCGCCGGATCGACGAGGTGCTGTTCGAGCTCCGCCTGGACAAGCGCGCCGACAACCGGATCACCGCCCTGTCCGGCGGCCAGCAGAAGCGCGTCTCGGTCGCCCTGGAGCTGCTCACCAAGCCCTCGCTGATCTTCCTGGACGAGCCCACCTCCGGCCTCGACCCGGGCATGGACCGCGAGGTCATGCAGACCCTGCGCGGCCTCGCCGACGACGGCCGCACGGTCCTCGTGGTCACCCACTCCGTTGCCGAACTCGCCCTCTGCGACCGGCTGCTGGTGATGGCCCCGGGCGGCTCGGTGGCGTACTTCGGCCCGCCGGACGAGGCGCTGCACTTCTTCGGCTACGAGACCTGGGCCGACGTCTTCCAGGCCTTCGAGAACTACCCCGAGCACGACTGGGCCGGCCGCTACCGCGGCTCGGTGCACTACCAGCAGTACTCGGCCGACGTGGACTCGGTGGCCGCCCAGTCGGCGTCGATCGTCCGCGAGCAGATCCGGCCGCCGAAGCCGCAGAGCTGGGGCTCCCAGCTGTGGACGCTGGTCCGCCGCTACCTCTCGGTGATCGCCTCCGACCGCGGCTTCATCGCGCTGTCGCTGCTGCTGCCACTGGTCCTGGGCGGGGTCTCCACGGTGATCCCGGACAAGTGCGGCCTGGCCGCCTGCGACGGCTCGGGCCGCAACGACGTCGCCCGCATGATCCTGCTGGTACTGGCCTTCGGCGCCTGCCTCTCCGGCTCGGCCAACTCCGTCCGTGAGTTGATCAAGGAACGCGCGATCTACGAACGGGAACGCGCCACCGGGCTCTCCCGGTCTGCGTACCTGATGTCGAAGATCATCGTGCTCGGAGCGGTCAGCTTCGTCCAGGGCGCACTCATCTCGGCCATCGGCTTCAAGGTGCGTACGCTGCCGGCCGAGGGCCTGGTCTTCAAGCACTCCCCGGCCGTCGAGATGGCGGTGGGCATCATCCTGCTCAGCTTCACCTCGATGATGTTCGGCCTGGTGATCTCGGCCCTGGTGAAGACCGCCGAGAAGACCATGCCGCTGCTGGTGATGTTCGCCATCGTCCAGATGGTCTTCACCGGCGCGATCTTCCAGCTCTTCAACAAGCCCGGACTCGAGCAGCTCGCCTGGCTGATGCCCGCCCGCTGGGGAGTCGCCGCCGCGGGCAACACCCTCGACCTGGCGCACATCTCCCCGGTCGTGATCACCAAGCCGCCGGCCAAGCCCGAGCTGGACGCCCTCTGGGAGCACTCCGTCGGCCACTGGATCGTCAACTGCCTCGCCCTGGTGGTCCTCTCCGTCGCCCTGGCGTTCCTGGTCCAGCGCCTCCAGCGCCGCCACGAGC encodes:
- the serB gene encoding phosphoserine phosphatase SerB; protein product: MNAMPPAAEPLPAPLPRTFDDERTLLVKVFGKDRPGITAGLFATLGDFGVDVIDIEQMVTRGRITLCALVTPPAGGGPGAEGELRVTVHRWAEEQKLQAEIISGTGDNAPRREGRSHVTVLGHPLAASAVAALTARITESGGNIDRVFRLAKYPVTAVELAVSGVATEQLRAELAVEAAAQRVDIAVVRAGLHRRAKRLVVMDVDSTLIQDEVIELFAAHAGCEEKVAEVTAAAMRGELDFAESLRARVALLAGLDAAVTEKVRTEVRFTPGARTLIRTLQRLGYQVAIVSGGFTQVTDHLVEQLGLDFAAANTLEVEDGKFTGRVTGEIVDRAGKARWLARFAEQAKVPLEQTVAIGDGANDLDMLNAAGLGVAFNAKPVVREAADTAVNVPFLDTVLYLLGITREEVEAADALDGTPTE
- a CDS encoding FHA domain-containing protein encodes the protein MPQLVVDINGQQRVLEPGRSYTIGRDPNSDFTFDDARVSWHHATVSFNGTGWQLEDHGSTNGTYAGGGRTLHAQLFPGAVVNLGNAENGPRLAFSAPAAAPAPAPQAPPTPAWHDAATSRSGGPMAHQPPVQPPVHQPPAQPPVQQAWPPQPPVQQQWGAPTPPPGFPQQQSPQHQVPQQGVPAQPGIPAQQPPAPAAGRANPTMVRSLTAGMRVIRIGRALDNDIVVSDLQVSRHHAELRQLPDGRYEIVDLGSHNGIFLNGQPVQRQLMGPQDRLTVGHSTFQLVGDQLHEFADTGAVTFSARHLTVEVEHKGAKKILLNDVSFSVPEKSLVAVIGPSGSGKSTLLRALTGYRPADRGDVLYDGRNLYKQFAELRSRIGLVPQSEILHKELTVRSGLKYAARLRFPGDTEAAERERRIDEVLFELRLDKRADNRITALSGGQQKRVSVALELLTKPSLIFLDEPTSGLDPGMDREVMQTLRGLADDGRTVLVVTHSVAELALCDRLLVMAPGGSVAYFGPPDEALHFFGYETWADVFQAFENYPEHDWAGRYRGSVHYQQYSADVDSVAAQSASIVREQIRPPKPQSWGSQLWTLVRRYLSVIASDRGFIALSLLLPLVLGGVSTVIPDKCGLAACDGSGRNDVARMILLVLAFGACLSGSANSVRELIKERAIYERERATGLSRSAYLMSKIIVLGAVSFVQGALISAIGFKVRTLPAEGLVFKHSPAVEMAVGIILLSFTSMMFGLVISALVKTAEKTMPLLVMFAIVQMVFTGAIFQLFNKPGLEQLAWLMPARWGVAAAGNTLDLAHISPVVITKPPAKPELDALWEHSVGHWIVNCLALVVLSVALAFLVQRLQRRHEPDVMQKG